The Virgibacillus siamensis sequence CTCCTTTAGTATTTCCTGAACCTTTTTATTTACAATATACAATTCCATCTCCGGTGTTGCACCTAATCCGTTAACCATTACCGCAACATCGGAGTCCGCATAATCCATGTCCTCCAGTACTTTTGCCGTCAGTCTTTCGGCTATTTCATCGGCTGATTTTAATGTTTCCCGTTCAATTCCCGGTTCGCCATGAATACCGATACCAACTTCCATTTCATTATCCTTCAATTCAAAACTGGGCTTGCCTGCTTCCGGAACGATGCATGATGTTAACGCCATTCCAATTGAACGTACATTAGCGACAGCCTTATCAGCCAATATTTTTATCTCCTTTAATGATGCGCCTTGATCTGCGAGTGCTCCGACAATTTTGTGCACCAGCACAGTACCGGCAATCCCTCTTCTGCCAGTGGTAAAGGAACTATCCTCTACTGCAACATCATCGTTTACAACGACTTGTTCCACATCTATTCCTTCTGCTTCCGCAAGTTCTGCTGCCATTTCGAAATTGATAACATCCCCGGTATAGTTTTTGATCACTAAAAATACACCATTTCCACTATCGACAGCTTTAATTGCTTCCAGAACCTGATCCGGTGTCGGTGATGTAAAAATCTCGCCGGAAACTGCTGCATCCAGCATTCCTTTTCCCACATACCCAGCATGTGCCGGCTCATGTCCGCTTCCACCGCCGCTTACAATACCAACCTTGCCCTCAACAGGCGCGTCGGTCCTGACAATAATCGATGTTTCCGGCAGCTGCTTTACTGTATCCGGGTAAGCTGCCGCGATCCCTGCAACCATATCCTTTACAACTTCATTGGGATTATTGATAATTTTTTTCATAAACGCACCCCCACTTTCCGGTATTTTGACCCATTTAAGAGTTGCTAAAAGAGGGAAATCATGATCGTTACGTCATTATTCCCCCCTTAAAAAACAATTATTTAAACTTGCGTGTTGCTTCTACAGCTTTTTGCCATCCTTTATACAATTCACCGCGGCTGTCGTCTTCCATTTCGTGCTTGAACAACCGGTCTGTTTTCCATTGTGATGCAATTTCATCTTTATCTTTCCAGTA is a genomic window containing:
- the dhaK gene encoding dihydroxyacetone kinase subunit DhaK, producing MKKIINNPNEVVKDMVAGIAAAYPDTVKQLPETSIIVRTDAPVEGKVGIVSGGGSGHEPAHAGYVGKGMLDAAVSGEIFTSPTPDQVLEAIKAVDSGNGVFLVIKNYTGDVINFEMAAELAEAEGIDVEQVVVNDDVAVEDSSFTTGRRGIAGTVLVHKIVGALADQGASLKEIKILADKAVANVRSIGMALTSCIVPEAGKPSFELKDNEMEVGIGIHGEPGIERETLKSADEIAERLTAKVLEDMDYADSDVAVMVNGLGATPEMELYIVNKKVQEILKEKGIHVYRTYVGGYMTSLEMAGCSVTLMKLDDNLKELLDAETSAPAF